A genomic region of Dermacentor andersoni chromosome 9, qqDerAnde1_hic_scaffold, whole genome shotgun sequence contains the following coding sequences:
- the LOC126529727 gene encoding uncharacterized protein — protein sequence INTGHEWTKWIEMFENFLLACDITADARKKALLLRYVGEEVCDIFRSLPDIPTQAATAASTTQTTQSPSTPECDAARAKLSAYFAPRVNSTFAMYKFRQAQQNIGEPLDAFYARLRQLSHHCNFENVDAEVQNQIILATTSSHLRKYAMLYSLTLPDLLKQGRMLEDVERDVCEIEKNVDSNPAVLAVHKEGQHHGQHQETADRCHDKPMHRDDLVPHQQIVSTAAASGLTKADDQVVLHGARHARHVKRLVTLHDSVVQRDKWYTQLTVTMVQTGIRQSAVRRVLAPKNVLPPVTPVQAVTSMFSLS from the coding sequence ataaatactggtCACGAATGGACCAAGTGGATAGAAATGTTCGAGAACTTTCTTTTAGCGTGTGATATCACGGCAGATGCACGCAAGAAAGCCCTCCTCCTGCGCTACGTCGGCGAGGAAGTCTGCGACATATTTCGCTCCCTCCCCGACATCCCTACACAAGCTGCAACAGCTGCAAGCACGACCCAGACCACGCAGAGCCCATCGACGCCAGAATGCGATGCCGCACGAGCGAAACTGAGTGCATACTTCGCCCCGCGAGTGAACTCGACATTTGCGATGTACAAATTTCGCCAAGCACAGCAAAACATTGGTGAGCCACTGGACGCCTTCTACGCGCGCCTCCGGCAGCTCTCTCACCACTGTAACTTCGAGAACGTCGACGCTGAAGTCCAGAACCAAATAATCCTCGCCACAACGTCGTCTCACCTTCGCaaatatgcaatgctttattccCTCACTTTACCAGACTTACTTAAACAGGGAAGAATGCTCGAGGATGTCGAACGAGATGTATGCGAAATCGAAAAGAACGTCGATAGCAATCCGGCGGTGCTCGCAGTGCACAAGGAAGGACAGCACCATGGACAACACCAAGAAACAGCCGACAGATGCCACGACAAACCTATGCATCGCGACGACCTCGTGCCTCATCAGCAGATTGTCTCAACTGCGGCGGCAAGTGGCCTCACCAAGGCGGACGATCAAGTTGTGTTGCATGGGGCAAGACATGCAAGGCATGTAAAAAGGTTGGTCACTTTGCACGATTCTGTCGTTCAACGAGACAAATGGTACACGCAGTTGACTGTGACAATGGTCCAAACAGGAATCAGACAGTCTGCAGTAAGAAGAGTTCTAGCACCAAAGAATGTGCTGCCACCCGTGACACCAGTTCAAGCAGTGACGAGTATGTTTTCGTTGTCATGA